A window of Streptomyces armeniacus contains these coding sequences:
- a CDS encoding NAD(P)/FAD-dependent oxidoreductase gives MEPDFDAAIIGGGPAGSAMASYLASAGLSVAVFEGEMFPRPHVGESLVPATMPVLDEIGVMDDIEAAGFPKKYGAAWTSAEHRDVPHNGFTGLDHDFRAAEVMFVERDQPGVHREHTYHVDRAKFDLILLKHAEKQGAHVFPRTRVLKADFDTDPDSVTLNCRIGPRQVDFTARMVIDASGRQTMLGKQLKVKVADPVFNQYAVHTWFEGLDRSAMATGPGKSDYIYIHFLPLEDTWMWQIPITDTVTSIGVVTQKERFKAANADREKFFWDTVGSRQDLLDALRKTERVTPFKAEGDYSYAMQRICGDRFLLIGDAARFVDPIFSSGVSVALNSARLAARDIVAAHKAGDFRKARFAAYEDTLRRAVKNWYEFISIYYRLNVLFTAFVQDPRYRIDVLKMLQGDFYDGEEPVALKAMRDIVTTVENDPEHLWRPYLGTLRAPSAAPSF, from the coding sequence ATGGAACCCGATTTCGATGCCGCGATCATCGGCGGCGGCCCGGCCGGCTCGGCCATGGCCTCGTATCTCGCCTCCGCAGGACTGTCGGTGGCCGTGTTCGAAGGGGAGATGTTCCCGCGGCCGCACGTCGGGGAGTCGCTCGTGCCCGCGACGATGCCCGTCCTGGACGAGATCGGCGTCATGGACGACATCGAGGCCGCCGGCTTCCCCAAGAAGTACGGGGCGGCCTGGACCTCGGCCGAGCACCGCGACGTGCCGCACAACGGCTTCACGGGACTCGACCACGACTTCCGCGCCGCCGAGGTCATGTTCGTGGAGCGCGACCAGCCCGGCGTACACCGCGAGCACACGTACCACGTCGACCGGGCGAAGTTCGACCTCATCCTGCTGAAGCATGCGGAGAAACAGGGGGCGCACGTGTTCCCCCGTACGCGCGTGCTCAAGGCGGACTTCGACACCGACCCGGACAGCGTCACGCTCAACTGCCGGATCGGCCCGCGCCAGGTGGACTTCACCGCCCGCATGGTGATCGACGCGTCCGGCCGGCAGACCATGCTGGGCAAGCAGCTGAAGGTGAAGGTCGCGGACCCGGTCTTCAACCAGTACGCGGTGCACACCTGGTTCGAGGGGCTCGACCGCTCGGCGATGGCGACCGGCCCCGGCAAGTCCGACTACATCTACATCCACTTCCTCCCGCTCGAGGACACCTGGATGTGGCAGATCCCCATCACCGACACCGTCACCAGCATCGGGGTCGTGACCCAGAAGGAGCGGTTCAAGGCGGCCAACGCCGACCGGGAGAAGTTCTTCTGGGACACCGTCGGCAGCCGGCAGGACCTGCTCGACGCGCTGCGGAAGACCGAGCGCGTCACCCCGTTCAAGGCCGAGGGCGACTACAGCTACGCCATGCAGCGGATCTGCGGCGACCGCTTCCTGCTGATCGGCGACGCGGCACGGTTCGTCGACCCGATCTTCTCCAGCGGCGTGAGCGTCGCGCTCAACAGCGCGCGGCTGGCGGCGCGTGACATCGTCGCCGCGCACAAGGCCGGGGACTTCCGGAAGGCGCGGTTCGCGGCGTACGAGGACACGCTGCGCCGCGCGGTGAAGAACTGGTACGAGTTCATCTCCATCTACTACCGGCTGAACGTGCTGTTCACCGCGTTCGTGCAGGACCCGCGGTACCGCATCGACGTGCTGAAGATGCTCCAGGGCGACTTCTACGACGGCGAGGAGCCCGTCGCGCTCAAGGCGATGCGGGACATCGTGACCACCGTGGAGAACGACCCCGAGCACCTGTGGCGCCCGTACCTCGGGACCCTGCGCGCCCCGTCCGCGGCGCCCAGCTTCTAG
- a CDS encoding ABC transporter substrate-binding protein → MNSLPSTPLSRRGLLATGGALGLGALLTACGGDDGGSGAKGADSGPWKFTDDRGKKLKAGQRPERIVAFVSSAAALYDYGVECVGIFGPSEPLNGKPNPQAGDLETAELTSLGTAFGDFNIEKYAELRPDLLVSNMFPSPDLWFVPPESSKKISRLAPTLGISFARTSLLDPLERYEELAASLGADLKAEKATAAKARFRKAEQTLRDAAKAKGGLKVLAMTGDAEQMYVAVPDSYVDLHYFKDLGVEFVEGKKSDKWGFWEFLSWENADKYHADLLMLDNRSQALTPDDLAKKPVWAGLPAVKAGQTVPWAMEERCSYRGWAPVVERLAAALTKADRLD, encoded by the coding sequence TTGAACTCCCTTCCCAGCACACCCCTGTCCCGGCGCGGACTGCTCGCCACCGGCGGCGCCCTCGGGCTCGGCGCCCTCCTCACGGCCTGCGGCGGCGACGACGGCGGCTCCGGCGCGAAGGGCGCCGACTCCGGCCCCTGGAAGTTCACCGACGACCGAGGCAAGAAGCTGAAGGCCGGCCAACGGCCGGAACGCATCGTCGCGTTCGTCAGCTCGGCCGCCGCGCTGTACGACTACGGCGTCGAGTGCGTCGGCATCTTCGGCCCGAGCGAGCCGTTGAACGGCAAGCCCAACCCGCAGGCGGGCGACCTCGAGACCGCCGAACTCACCAGCCTCGGCACGGCGTTCGGCGACTTCAACATCGAGAAGTACGCGGAGCTCCGCCCCGACCTGCTCGTCAGCAACATGTTCCCGTCGCCCGACCTGTGGTTCGTGCCGCCCGAGTCCAGCAAGAAGATCAGCCGTCTCGCGCCCACCCTCGGCATCAGCTTCGCGCGCACCTCCCTGCTCGACCCCCTCGAGAGGTACGAGGAGCTGGCCGCCTCACTCGGCGCCGACCTGAAGGCGGAGAAGGCCACCGCCGCCAAGGCCCGGTTCCGCAAGGCCGAGCAGACGCTGCGGGACGCGGCGAAGGCGAAGGGCGGCCTGAAGGTGCTGGCCATGACCGGCGACGCCGAGCAGATGTACGTGGCCGTCCCCGACTCGTATGTCGACCTGCACTACTTCAAGGACCTCGGCGTCGAGTTCGTCGAGGGCAAGAAGAGCGACAAGTGGGGCTTCTGGGAGTTCCTCAGCTGGGAGAACGCCGACAAGTACCACGCCGACCTGCTGATGCTGGACAACCGCTCGCAGGCGCTCACCCCGGACGACCTGGCCAAGAAGCCGGTCTGGGCCGGGCTCCCCGCCGTGAAGGCCGGGCAGACCGTCCCCTGGGCGATGGAGGAGCGGTGCAGCTACCGCGGCTGGGCGCCCGTGGTCGAGCGCCTGGCGGCCGCCCTCACGAAGGCGGACCGGCTGGACTAG
- a CDS encoding NAD+ synthase, with translation MPQLRLALNQIDSTVGDLDGNSAAVVHWTRHSVQQGAHLVAFPEMMLTGYPVEDLALRPSFVEASRAALRALARRLDAEGFGDTPVVVGYLDRVEQPQPRYGQPAGAPQNAAAVLHGGEVVLTFAKHHLPNYGVFDEFRYFVPGETLPVVRVHGVDVALAICEDLWQDGGRVPAARTAGAGLLLSVNASPYERDKDDTRLDLVRKRAQEAGCSTAYLAMIGGQDELVFDGDSIVVDRDGGVIARAPQFEEGCVVLDLELPAAGPVPSGTVDDGLRIDHVTLSAEPLAPYEPEVTGSEAPRLEDDEEVYTALVVGLRAYAAKNGFRSVLVGLSGGIDSALTAAIACDAVGAGNVYGVAMPSRYSSDHSLEDAEELARRTGLQLCTVPIGPMFDAYMESLALTGLAEENLQSRLRGTMLMALSNQEGHIVLAPGNKSELACGYSTLYGDSVGAYGPIKDVYKTTVFRLAKWRNKAAAERGHTPPVPERSITKPPSAELRPDQRDTDSLPDYDVLDRVLELYVDQDRGRDEIVARGFDAELVNRVLRMTDSAEYKRRQYPPGTKISAKGFGKDRRLPITNHWRETGS, from the coding sequence GTGCCTCAACTACGTCTCGCCCTGAATCAGATCGACTCCACCGTCGGCGATCTCGACGGCAACTCCGCCGCCGTCGTCCACTGGACGCGGCACTCCGTCCAGCAGGGGGCGCACCTCGTGGCGTTCCCCGAGATGATGCTGACCGGCTACCCGGTCGAGGACCTGGCGCTGCGCCCCTCGTTCGTCGAGGCGAGCCGCGCCGCGCTGCGCGCGCTGGCCCGGCGGCTCGACGCGGAGGGCTTCGGGGACACCCCGGTCGTCGTCGGCTATCTGGACCGCGTCGAGCAGCCGCAGCCCCGCTACGGGCAGCCCGCCGGCGCCCCGCAGAACGCCGCCGCGGTGCTGCACGGCGGCGAGGTGGTGCTGACGTTCGCCAAGCACCACCTCCCCAACTACGGCGTCTTCGACGAGTTCCGCTACTTCGTGCCGGGCGAGACGCTGCCCGTGGTCCGGGTGCACGGCGTGGACGTGGCGCTGGCCATCTGCGAGGACCTGTGGCAGGACGGCGGGCGGGTGCCCGCCGCCCGTACGGCCGGTGCCGGGCTGCTCCTGTCGGTCAACGCGTCGCCGTACGAGCGGGACAAGGACGACACCCGGCTCGACCTCGTACGCAAGCGGGCGCAGGAGGCGGGGTGCAGCACGGCGTACCTGGCGATGATCGGCGGCCAGGACGAGCTGGTCTTCGACGGCGACTCGATCGTGGTCGACCGGGACGGCGGAGTGATCGCGCGGGCACCGCAGTTCGAGGAGGGCTGCGTCGTACTCGACCTGGAGCTGCCCGCCGCGGGCCCGGTGCCGTCCGGCACGGTCGACGACGGGCTGCGGATCGACCACGTCACGCTGTCCGCCGAGCCGCTCGCGCCGTACGAGCCGGAGGTCACCGGCAGCGAGGCGCCGCGCCTGGAGGACGACGAGGAGGTCTACACCGCGCTGGTCGTCGGGCTGCGCGCGTACGCCGCGAAGAACGGCTTCCGCTCCGTGCTCGTCGGCCTCTCCGGCGGCATCGACTCGGCGCTGACCGCCGCCATCGCGTGCGACGCGGTCGGCGCGGGCAACGTGTACGGCGTCGCGATGCCGTCCCGCTACTCCTCGGACCACTCCCTGGAGGACGCGGAGGAGCTGGCGCGGCGTACGGGGCTCCAGCTGTGTACGGTGCCGATCGGCCCGATGTTCGACGCGTACATGGAGTCACTCGCCCTCACCGGCCTCGCCGAGGAGAACCTCCAGTCGCGGCTGCGCGGCACCATGCTGATGGCGCTGTCCAACCAGGAGGGCCACATCGTGCTGGCCCCGGGCAACAAGTCCGAGCTGGCCTGCGGCTATTCGACGCTCTACGGCGACTCGGTGGGCGCGTACGGGCCGATCAAGGACGTCTACAAGACGACCGTCTTCCGGCTCGCGAAGTGGCGCAACAAGGCGGCGGCCGAGCGCGGCCACACGCCGCCCGTCCCGGAGCGCTCCATCACCAAGCCGCCCAGCGCCGAACTGCGCCCGGACCAGCGGGACACCGACTCGCTGCCCGACTACGACGTGCTGGACCGCGTCCTGGAGCTGTACGTCGACCAGGACCGGGGCCGGGACGAGATCGTCGCGCGCGGCTTCGACGCCGAACTGGTCAACCGCGTGCTGCGGATGACGGACAGCGCGGAGTACAAGCGGCGGCAGTACCCGCCGGGCACGAAGATCTCCGCGAAGGGCTTCGGCAAGGACCGCCGGCTGCCGATCACCAACCACTGGCGCGAGACGGGCTCCTGA
- a CDS encoding phosphopantetheine-binding protein has product MNAQENTAKLVSFIQENLLTEDTDLVIDEATPLMELGILNSLKTAILLNYINHGLGLTVPPERLSAANFQTPRTIAAMIDDLAAAAKS; this is encoded by the coding sequence GTGAACGCTCAGGAGAACACGGCGAAGCTCGTGTCGTTCATCCAGGAGAACCTGCTCACCGAGGACACGGACCTCGTGATCGACGAGGCGACCCCGCTCATGGAGCTGGGCATCCTCAACTCCCTGAAGACGGCGATCCTGCTCAACTACATCAACCACGGGCTCGGGCTCACGGTCCCCCCGGAGCGGCTCAGCGCGGCCAACTTCCAGACACCGCGCACCATCGCCGCGATGATCGACGATCTCGCGGCCGCCGCGAAGAGCTGA
- a CDS encoding helix-turn-helix domain-containing protein has product MLEALDLDPVQQQTYEALVDGALTVPELRSSLGIPATRIRATLGTLQELNLVERVAGSRGDPDRYLPVSPDVAFDTLLATREEELQRARRHVQQLAARFRANSDARDPTDLVEIVTGRAAVIQQVDQLQRSARRQIRGIDRPPYVNSGPDRRDPKTGMMPLQEQTMRRGVGYRVIYDMEGLATFHRLDMDIEACAELGEDARVMAGTPTKMMIADDRLGLIPLRAAPYEVASSVVVHPSGLLEALCEFFEVLWAGALPLSDHLAERSGGSADGPEPDDGRLLALLSTGLTDQVMARQLGISHRTFQRRLRNLMKRFGATTRFQLGLRAASQGWVEAGNERAAERSGERPNAGSTGGG; this is encoded by the coding sequence ATGCTGGAGGCGCTCGATCTTGACCCCGTACAGCAGCAGACCTACGAGGCGCTTGTGGACGGGGCACTCACAGTCCCCGAGCTCCGTTCCTCACTCGGGATTCCCGCCACCCGGATCAGGGCGACGCTGGGCACGCTGCAGGAGCTGAACCTGGTCGAACGGGTCGCCGGTTCCCGCGGTGATCCGGACCGCTATCTTCCCGTGTCGCCGGATGTCGCGTTCGACACACTCCTGGCCACCCGCGAGGAGGAGCTGCAGCGCGCCCGCCGGCACGTCCAGCAGCTGGCCGCGCGGTTCCGCGCCAACAGCGACGCCCGCGACCCGACGGACCTGGTGGAGATCGTCACCGGGCGGGCGGCGGTAATCCAGCAGGTCGACCAGCTGCAGCGCAGCGCGCGGCGGCAGATCCGCGGCATCGACCGGCCCCCGTACGTCAACAGCGGCCCGGACCGGCGCGATCCGAAGACCGGCATGATGCCGCTCCAGGAGCAGACGATGCGCCGCGGCGTCGGCTACCGCGTCATCTACGACATGGAGGGCCTGGCCACCTTCCACCGCCTGGACATGGACATCGAGGCCTGTGCCGAACTGGGCGAGGACGCCCGGGTGATGGCCGGCACGCCCACGAAGATGATGATCGCCGACGACCGGCTCGGGCTGATCCCGCTGCGCGCGGCGCCGTACGAGGTGGCCAGCAGCGTCGTGGTGCACCCCTCGGGGCTGCTGGAGGCGCTGTGCGAGTTCTTCGAGGTGCTGTGGGCGGGCGCGCTGCCGCTCAGCGACCATCTCGCCGAGCGTTCGGGCGGCTCCGCGGACGGGCCCGAACCGGACGACGGCAGGCTGCTCGCCCTGCTCAGCACCGGTCTCACCGACCAGGTGATGGCGCGTCAGCTGGGCATCAGCCACCGTACGTTCCAGCGCCGGCTGCGCAATCTGATGAAGCGGTTCGGGGCGACCACGCGCTTCCAGCTCGGCCTGCGGGCCGCGAGCCAGGGTTGGGTGGAGGCGGGCAACGAGCGGGCGGCGGAGCGTTCGGGGGAGCGGCCCAACGCGGGTTCCACGGGCGGCGGCTGA
- a CDS encoding S8 family peptidase gives MAVKRKKLAVSISAAVAAAAIGTVVALPTANAAPAEGTVVGAKSETAIKGSYIVTLKKSAFKADSASGKSVVADHGGKVKRTFSHALNGYSASMSAQEARELAADPAVDKVFANQQHTISGEQPNPENWGLDRIDQPELPLDEKYTYPDSGGEGVTAYIIDTGVHKSHTDFGGRATDGIDTVDGDEEAQDGNGHGTHVASTVAGEKYGVAKKADIVGVRVLDDQGSGTTEGVVAGIDWVTENADGPSVANMSLGGGADEALDEAVRNSISAGVTYGVAAGNESSDAGNSSPARVTEAITVGATDNTDAQADFSNYGEVLDIYAPGVDITAAWNTGDDATDTISGTSMATPHVVGAAAVYLGGHTDATPEAVSTALVEGASSDVVGNPGEGSPNKLLNIVE, from the coding sequence ATGGCAGTAAAGCGTAAGAAGCTCGCCGTCAGCATCTCCGCCGCAGTCGCCGCGGCGGCCATCGGTACGGTCGTCGCCCTGCCCACCGCCAACGCCGCTCCGGCCGAGGGCACGGTCGTCGGTGCCAAGTCCGAGACCGCGATCAAGGGCAGCTACATCGTCACCCTGAAGAAGTCCGCGTTCAAGGCGGACTCGGCGAGTGGCAAGTCGGTCGTCGCCGACCACGGCGGCAAGGTGAAGCGGACCTTCAGCCACGCGCTGAACGGCTACTCCGCTTCCATGTCCGCCCAGGAGGCGCGCGAGCTGGCCGCCGACCCCGCGGTCGACAAGGTTTTCGCCAACCAGCAGCACACCATATCCGGCGAGCAGCCGAACCCGGAGAACTGGGGCCTCGACCGGATCGACCAGCCCGAGCTGCCGCTCGACGAGAAGTACACCTACCCGGACTCGGGCGGCGAGGGTGTCACCGCGTACATCATCGACACCGGTGTCCACAAGTCGCACACGGACTTCGGCGGCCGTGCCACGGACGGCATCGACACCGTCGACGGTGACGAGGAGGCCCAGGACGGCAACGGGCACGGCACGCACGTGGCCAGCACCGTCGCGGGCGAGAAGTACGGCGTGGCCAAGAAGGCCGACATCGTGGGCGTCCGGGTGCTCGACGACCAGGGCTCCGGCACCACCGAGGGCGTCGTCGCGGGCATCGACTGGGTGACCGAGAACGCCGACGGCCCGTCGGTGGCCAACATGTCGCTCGGCGGTGGCGCGGACGAGGCTCTGGACGAGGCCGTGCGCAACTCCATCTCCGCGGGCGTCACCTACGGTGTCGCGGCCGGCAACGAGAGCTCGGACGCCGGCAACTCCTCGCCCGCGCGGGTGACGGAAGCCATCACGGTGGGCGCCACGGACAACACCGACGCGCAGGCCGACTTCTCCAACTACGGCGAGGTCCTCGACATCTACGCGCCGGGCGTGGACATCACCGCGGCCTGGAACACCGGTGACGACGCGACCGACACCATCTCGGGTACGTCCATGGCCACCCCGCACGTCGTGGGTGCCGCGGCCGTGTACCTGGGCGGCCACACCGACGCCACGCCCGAGGCCGTCTCCACGGCTCTGGTCGAGGGTGCTTCCTCTGACGTCGTCGGCAACCCGGGCGAGGGCTCCCCGAACAAGCTGCTCAACATCGTCGAGTGA